In the Oncorhynchus keta strain PuntledgeMale-10-30-2019 chromosome 29, Oket_V2, whole genome shotgun sequence genome, one interval contains:
- the LOC118362354 gene encoding monocarboxylate transporter 10-like gives MIMVSQYFNSKRSLATGIVMSGRAAGALVQTRLHLYLNDTLGWRQSLRVFSSLMIICVITGFTYLPLNPKANGLCQFGFFIPYVHLVKHAVQLGIPVHSATNIILFLGLTSMVSRIIFGRICESTGCTSTRPLSLVLVCCTC, from the exons ATGATCATGGTGAGCCAGTACTTCAACTCCAAGCGTTCCCTGGCCACAGGGATAGTGATGTCAGGGAGAGCAGCAGGGGCCCTGGTCCAGACCCGGCTCCATCTGTACCTAAATGACACCCTGGGCTGGAGGCAGAGTCTCCGAGTGTTCTCAAGCCTCATGATTATCTGTGTCATCACTGGCTTCACCTATCTGCCACTCAACCCCAAAG CCAATGGACTGTGTCAATTCGGATTCTTCATTCCATATGTCCACTTG GTGAAGCATGCTGTTCAGCTGGGCATCCCAGTCCACAGTGCCACTAACATCATACTGTTCCTGGGCTTGACTAGCATGGTCAGCCGGATCATCTTTGGCAGGATCTGTGAATCAACAGGCTGTACTTCAACCAGGCCTCTGTCTTTGGTGTTG